The Candidatus Binatia bacterium genome includes a region encoding these proteins:
- a CDS encoding phosphotransferase family protein, which produces MLRLTAMSLADRLQVYLKEKLGTDVRVEGLARKSGGASRETYLFDALWSEDGREVRRGYVLRRDPVASVLESDRTLEYRVLEAAGALGIPVPKVCWLELSPEPLERPFFVMERVEGMPTPPTFPAAYPAEMRARTAADFVAILARIHGADWKSRVLDILDDPGPGTEAARRAVAHWRQIYEQDRVEPHPILERGLAWLERNLPATERTTLVHGDYRSGNYLHLPDGSITAMLDWEMAHFGDPHEDLGWATMPYWSCEGRAGGLESTEEMLARYEQISGTKVDRERVHFYQVLGTVKMAAISLTGVRSCCDARSADPTLPIVGLLLGRLSTELLDLLGVARAGGVK; this is translated from the coding sequence GTGCTACGCCTGACGGCGATGTCGCTCGCGGACAGACTGCAGGTCTATCTCAAGGAAAAGCTCGGCACCGACGTGCGCGTCGAGGGGCTCGCGCGCAAGAGCGGCGGCGCCTCGCGCGAGACGTATCTCTTCGACGCGCTCTGGAGCGAGGACGGGCGCGAGGTGCGACGCGGCTACGTGCTGCGCCGCGATCCGGTCGCGAGCGTCCTCGAGTCGGACCGCACGCTCGAGTACCGCGTGCTCGAAGCGGCGGGCGCGCTCGGCATCCCGGTGCCGAAGGTCTGCTGGCTCGAGCTCTCGCCCGAGCCGCTCGAGCGTCCGTTCTTCGTCATGGAGCGCGTCGAGGGCATGCCGACGCCGCCGACCTTCCCGGCCGCGTATCCCGCGGAGATGCGCGCGCGCACCGCCGCCGACTTCGTCGCCATCCTGGCGCGCATCCACGGCGCGGACTGGAAGAGCCGCGTCCTCGACATTCTCGACGACCCGGGTCCGGGGACCGAGGCGGCGCGGCGCGCGGTCGCGCACTGGCGGCAGATCTACGAGCAGGACCGCGTCGAGCCGCACCCGATCCTCGAGCGCGGCCTCGCCTGGCTCGAGCGCAACCTGCCCGCCACCGAGCGCACGACGCTCGTGCACGGCGACTACCGCAGCGGCAACTACCTGCACCTGCCCGACGGCAGCATCACCGCCATGCTCGACTGGGAGATGGCGCACTTCGGCGATCCGCACGAGGACCTCGGCTGGGCGACGATGCCCTACTGGTCGTGCGAGGGACGCGCGGGCGGGCTCGAGAGCACGGAGGAGATGCTCGCCCGCTACGAGCAGATCTCGGGCACGAAGGTCGACCGCGAGCGGGTGCACTTCTACCAGGTGCTCGGCACCGTCAAGATGGCGGCCATCTCGTTGACCGGCGTGCGCAGCTGCTGCGACGCCCGCAGCGCCGACCCGACCCTGCCGATCGTCGGCCTGCTGCTCGGACGGCTCTCGACCGAGCTGCTCGATCTGCTCGGCGTCGCACGCGCAGGAGGAGTGAAGTGA
- a CDS encoding enoyl-CoA hydratase-related protein encodes MPEFATVRFEIEGRVATITLNRPERLNAMNQQMKDDLRAAWTIVKDDPDIWCAIVTGEGRAFSSGADVEALDSGGFKKPDRWRELAMIDTIRALPTPRRMGVMKPVIAAVNGLVNGVTLDLVTEADIPIASERAQFFDSHVSIGYVSSHEMVNMARRVPVAVALRMALLGAKERMSAERALQVGLVTEVVPHEQLMPRARELAAMVCENAPLAVWGTKMAILRGLGLPIEQAEEIAAGYLEVVEQSEDHAEGPRAFMEKRKPVWKAR; translated from the coding sequence ATGCCCGAGTTCGCAACCGTCCGCTTCGAGATCGAAGGTCGCGTCGCGACGATCACGCTCAACCGCCCCGAGCGTCTCAACGCGATGAACCAGCAGATGAAGGACGACCTGCGCGCCGCGTGGACCATCGTCAAGGACGATCCCGACATCTGGTGCGCGATCGTCACCGGCGAGGGGCGCGCGTTCTCGAGCGGCGCCGACGTCGAGGCACTCGACTCGGGCGGCTTCAAGAAGCCCGACCGCTGGCGCGAGCTCGCGATGATCGACACGATCCGCGCGCTGCCGACGCCGCGGCGCATGGGCGTGATGAAGCCGGTGATCGCCGCCGTGAACGGGCTCGTGAACGGCGTCACGCTCGATCTGGTCACCGAGGCCGACATCCCGATCGCGTCCGAGCGTGCGCAATTTTTCGATTCACACGTGTCGATCGGCTACGTCTCGTCGCACGAGATGGTCAACATGGCGCGCCGCGTTCCGGTCGCGGTCGCGCTGCGGATGGCGCTGCTCGGCGCGAAGGAGCGCATGAGCGCCGAGCGCGCGCTGCAGGTCGGGCTGGTCACCGAGGTCGTGCCGCACGAGCAGCTGATGCCGCGCGCCCGGGAGCTCGCGGCGATGGTCTGCGAGAACGCGCCGCTCGCCGTGTGGGGCACGAAGATGGCGATCCTGCGCGGCCTCGGCCTGCCGATCGAGCAGGCGGAGGAAATCGCGGCCGGCTACCTCGAGGTCGTCGAGCAGAGCGAGGACCACGCCGAGGGTCCGCGCGCCTTCATGGAGAAGCGGAAGCCGGTGTGGAAGGCGCGCTGA
- a CDS encoding class I adenylate-forming enzyme family protein, with the protein MRPAPFPTAEEIITSRARREPMRAALEWHHRSVLLGRLADLTAAKASALRASVPAGAAVAQVMSSSPGLVAATLSIWRAGCTAVPLDARLAPSELARRFRHSRVRCVIAHEEHVERVEEALRLVGSEAVVLVSRGTELLPAGRPGRPRAVPKRASRDDDGGRGRDNEIAFHAYASDAGGELRAIVLSHANVVASALRVSGGRGDGPDDVVLATHPLHDVAGFVAEVLSRLISGGSASLLGRADVDAALAAIEDHRVTDLSLSSELVSLLLERRRLPRRAIRSVKKILLRNVRLPLTVKRELADRFPDAELIQSYGHPETTDGILMARHDALFRKPDTLGKPHPGLVVGVADPTGRMLRPGERGEIVCRGSVVMRGYLRAPRLTRQVLRDGWLHTGDLGYIDEEGELLLAGRVTRATADVAPSSRSRVGGRAQQL; encoded by the coding sequence ATGCGGCCAGCGCCGTTCCCCACCGCCGAGGAGATCATCACCAGCCGCGCGCGCCGCGAGCCGATGCGCGCCGCGCTCGAGTGGCACCACCGCAGCGTGCTGCTCGGGCGTCTCGCGGATCTGACCGCGGCGAAGGCGAGCGCGCTGCGCGCGAGCGTCCCGGCGGGCGCCGCGGTCGCGCAGGTGATGAGCAGCTCTCCGGGGCTGGTCGCGGCGACGCTCAGCATCTGGCGGGCGGGCTGCACGGCGGTGCCGCTCGACGCGCGGCTCGCGCCGAGCGAGCTCGCACGCCGCTTCCGGCACTCGCGGGTGCGCTGCGTGATCGCGCACGAGGAGCACGTCGAGCGGGTCGAGGAGGCGCTGCGGCTGGTCGGCTCCGAGGCCGTCGTGCTCGTGTCGCGCGGCACGGAGCTGCTGCCCGCGGGGCGTCCCGGGCGGCCGCGCGCGGTGCCGAAGCGCGCCTCGCGCGACGACGACGGCGGGCGCGGCCGCGACAACGAGATCGCGTTCCACGCTTACGCGAGTGACGCCGGCGGCGAGCTGCGCGCGATCGTGCTCAGCCACGCGAACGTCGTCGCGAGCGCGCTGCGGGTGAGCGGCGGCCGCGGCGACGGTCCCGACGACGTCGTGCTCGCGACGCACCCGCTGCACGACGTCGCGGGCTTCGTCGCGGAAGTCCTGTCGCGCCTCATCTCCGGCGGCTCCGCGTCGCTGCTCGGACGCGCGGACGTCGACGCGGCGCTCGCCGCGATCGAGGACCATCGCGTCACCGACCTCTCGCTGTCGAGCGAGCTCGTGAGCCTGCTGCTCGAGCGCCGCCGCCTGCCGCGGCGCGCGATCCGCAGCGTGAAGAAGATCCTGCTGCGCAACGTGCGCCTGCCGCTGACCGTCAAGCGCGAGCTCGCGGACCGCTTCCCCGACGCCGAGCTGATCCAGTCCTACGGCCACCCGGAGACCACCGACGGCATCCTGATGGCGCGCCACGACGCGCTATTTCGCAAGCCGGACACGCTCGGCAAGCCGCACCCCGGGCTCGTGGTCGGCGTCGCCGACCCGACGGGGCGGATGCTGCGTCCCGGCGAGCGCGGCGAGATCGTCTGCCGCGGCTCGGTCGTGATGCGCGGCTACCTGCGCGCGCCGCGGCTCACGCGGCAGGTGCTGCGGGACGGCTGGCTGCACACCGGCGATCTGGGCTACATCGACGAGGAAGGCGAGCTGCTGCTCGCTGGCCGGGTGACGCGCGCGACGGCGGACGTCGCGCCGAGCTCCCGGTCGCGCGTCGGCGGACGCGCGCAGCAACTGTGA
- a CDS encoding alpha/beta hydrolase — protein MRLHVLDHAGDDRDGSDPRPPLLLLHGGMAHARWWDLVAPALAQHARPFALDRRGHGDSDWTDPARYGWERDLLDIEEAMRTLAREPWTVVGHSQGGFLAVHLTTRRNVPIERVVLLDVPLNPTSPTLLRARRALSRIPQIRYSSLENAMRRFQPYPAPHRVPEEIRLYLARHSFKPTADGGWTSKFHWQMHQQPRPGPSPLADFGERLRRVEVPTLVLRGEHSSILSREEHAELVARLPHGVGVEIADATHSLHAEQPDAVARAIARFLADHDA, from the coding sequence GTGCGCCTGCACGTCCTCGATCACGCGGGCGACGACCGCGACGGCAGCGATCCGCGACCGCCGCTCCTCCTCCTGCACGGCGGCATGGCGCACGCCCGCTGGTGGGATCTGGTCGCGCCCGCGCTCGCGCAGCACGCGCGCCCTTTCGCGCTCGACCGCCGCGGCCACGGCGACAGCGACTGGACCGATCCCGCGCGCTACGGCTGGGAGCGCGACCTGCTCGACATCGAGGAAGCGATGCGCACGCTCGCGCGCGAGCCGTGGACGGTGGTCGGACACTCGCAGGGCGGCTTCCTCGCCGTGCACCTCACGACGCGGCGCAACGTGCCGATCGAGCGCGTCGTGCTGCTCGACGTCCCGCTGAACCCCACGAGCCCGACGCTGCTGCGCGCCCGCCGCGCGCTGAGCCGCATCCCGCAGATCCGCTACTCCTCGCTCGAGAACGCGATGCGCCGCTTCCAGCCCTACCCTGCGCCGCACCGCGTCCCGGAAGAGATCCGGCTCTACCTCGCGCGGCACAGCTTCAAGCCGACGGCCGACGGCGGCTGGACCTCGAAGTTCCACTGGCAGATGCACCAGCAGCCGCGTCCCGGCCCGAGCCCGCTCGCCGATTTCGGCGAGCGTCTGCGCCGCGTCGAGGTGCCGACGCTGGTGCTGCGCGGCGAGCACTCGAGCATCCTGTCGCGCGAGGAGCACGCCGAGCTGGTCGCGCGCTTGCCGCACGGCGTCGGCGTCGAGATCGCCGACGCGACGCACAGCCTGCACGCCGAGCAGCCGGACGCGGTGGCGCGCGCCATCGCCCGCTTCCTCGCGGACCACGACGCTTGA
- a CDS encoding rhodanese-like domain-containing protein — MPGELSVRDLKARIDAGDAPLVLDVREHEEVAIASLPGAVHIPMQEIPARLGELDPEREIVVVCHHGMRSAHVAGFLEHQGFTRVMNLTGGIDAWSLFVDPTVPRY; from the coding sequence ATGCCCGGCGAGCTCAGCGTCCGTGATTTGAAGGCCCGCATCGATGCCGGCGACGCGCCGCTCGTGCTCGACGTGCGCGAGCACGAGGAGGTCGCGATCGCGAGCCTGCCCGGCGCGGTGCACATCCCGATGCAGGAGATCCCGGCGCGGCTCGGCGAGCTCGATCCCGAGCGCGAGATCGTCGTCGTCTGCCACCACGGCATGCGCAGCGCGCACGTCGCGGGCTTCCTCGAGCATCAGGGTTTCACGCGGGTGATGAACCTCACCGGCGGCATCGACGCCTGGTCGCTGTTCGTCGACCCGACCGTGCCGCGCTACTGA
- a CDS encoding class I adenylate-forming enzyme family protein: MTDLAREHDPAERALREDVPRARTLAAFLADRAARFGPREAVIGGETRWTYDELARRAVAAAEGLRALGVGPGTRLGVLLPNWPEFFATVFGASALGAVSVCLNTMATPNELAFYLRHAEVTHLVYTPRFLKHDYQATLDELARDAERPLRLEARVAVAPDGVTPAGARDWRDVVRPAPGDAVARLRELDAASPDDVAVLFFTSGSTAQPKAVLHAHRALTHQAWVASAAFGLEESDRAWGALPMFFAGGFVIIALVSFARGGALVLQDHFEAGRALDLMERERITFYAGWQLAPALVEHESFPRRKLALRKGIYTSSPAAEKLLAPDHVTVGAYGLSETATVVCLARTTDPPELRRRGFGRPLPGVEMRVVDPETRAPRAPGEVGELLVRGPSLMLGYLGVPREEAFDAEGFFRTGDYGRFDESGTLRFDGRLKEVIKTAGVNVAAAEVEACLARAPGVAAAYVVPVPHPVRGENPAAFVVPKAGVVLDAAELLAHCKREMASYKVPRHLFLLPADEVPRTGTQKVDKPRLRREAAARAGGPDDLAARLGASS, from the coding sequence ATGACGGACCTCGCGCGCGAGCACGATCCGGCCGAGCGTGCGCTGCGAGAGGACGTCCCGCGCGCGCGCACGCTGGCGGCGTTCCTCGCCGACCGTGCGGCGCGCTTCGGCCCGCGCGAGGCGGTGATCGGCGGCGAGACGCGCTGGACGTACGACGAGCTCGCGCGTCGAGCGGTCGCCGCAGCCGAAGGCCTGCGCGCGCTCGGCGTCGGACCGGGCACGCGGCTCGGCGTGCTCCTGCCGAACTGGCCGGAGTTCTTCGCGACCGTGTTCGGCGCGTCGGCGCTCGGCGCGGTCTCGGTGTGCCTCAACACCATGGCGACGCCCAACGAGCTCGCCTTCTACCTGCGCCACGCCGAGGTCACGCACCTCGTCTACACGCCGCGCTTTCTGAAGCACGACTACCAGGCGACGCTCGACGAGCTCGCGCGCGACGCGGAGCGTCCGCTGCGGCTCGAGGCGCGCGTCGCGGTGGCGCCCGACGGCGTCACGCCGGCGGGCGCGCGCGACTGGCGCGACGTCGTGCGTCCCGCGCCGGGCGACGCGGTGGCGCGCCTGCGCGAGCTCGACGCCGCCTCGCCGGACGACGTCGCGGTGCTCTTCTTCACCTCGGGCTCGACCGCGCAGCCGAAGGCGGTGCTGCACGCGCACCGCGCGCTCACGCACCAGGCCTGGGTCGCGAGCGCGGCCTTCGGCCTCGAGGAGAGCGACCGTGCCTGGGGCGCGCTGCCGATGTTCTTCGCGGGCGGCTTCGTCATCATCGCGCTGGTGAGCTTCGCCCGCGGCGGCGCGCTGGTCTTGCAGGACCACTTCGAAGCCGGGCGCGCGCTCGACCTGATGGAGCGCGAGCGCATCACGTTCTACGCCGGCTGGCAGCTCGCGCCGGCGCTGGTCGAGCACGAGAGCTTCCCGCGCCGCAAGCTCGCGCTGCGCAAGGGGATCTACACGAGCAGCCCCGCCGCGGAGAAGCTGCTCGCGCCCGACCACGTGACGGTCGGCGCGTACGGGCTCAGCGAGACCGCGACGGTGGTCTGCCTCGCGCGCACGACGGATCCGCCGGAGCTGCGCCGGCGGGGCTTCGGTCGTCCTTTGCCCGGCGTCGAGATGCGGGTCGTCGACCCGGAGACGCGCGCGCCGCGGGCGCCCGGCGAGGTCGGCGAGCTGCTCGTGCGCGGTCCGTCGCTGATGCTCGGCTACCTCGGCGTCCCGCGCGAGGAGGCGTTCGACGCCGAAGGCTTCTTCCGCACGGGCGACTACGGCCGCTTCGACGAGAGCGGCACGCTGCGCTTCGACGGACGCCTGAAGGAGGTCATCAAGACGGCGGGCGTGAACGTCGCCGCGGCGGAGGTCGAGGCCTGCCTCGCGCGCGCGCCAGGCGTGGCCGCGGCCTACGTGGTGCCGGTGCCGCACCCGGTGCGCGGCGAGAACCCGGCCGCCTTCGTCGTGCCCAAGGCGGGCGTTGTGCTTGACGCCGCCGAGCTGCTCGCGCACTGCAAGCGCGAGATGGCCTCGTACAAGGTGCCGCGTCACCTGTTCCTGCTGCCGGCCGACGAGGTGCCGCGCACCGGCACGCAGAAGGTCGACAAGCCGCGGCTGCGGCGCGAGGCGGCGGCGCGCGCCGGCGGGCCGGACGACCTCGCGGCGCGGCTCGGGGCGTCGAGCTGA
- a CDS encoding CaiB/BaiF CoA-transferase family protein, with protein sequence MSDQRQTTNGKRPAPFAGITVLDFSHQAAGPWATTLLGDLGANVIKIEKPGRGDAIRYAQGQDTFEIGSLNFWGLNRSKRGITLDFMTDEGRELVKRLAARADVVLENFRPGVMDRHGIGYDVLSAINPRLIYCAITAFGHEGPMKDKPGMDLILQATGGIMGLTGEGGDRPPVKAAPPVADISTGIYAAYAVAAALYERERSGKGQKIDISMLDAVISLLSDVALKVRVDGKDFEPFGSGHPDIVPYQAFKASDGYFIVACLTNAFWKRLPAAIGHPELLEDPRFTRMGDRVKNKQALIDILNDIFAKDTVASWIARIEAADIPTCKVNSVREVFEMPQTQVNQALVKVPHPTRGEIEILNTPVRMQGSPGAVTRGAPTLGQHTDEVLEEFGVSADERARLREQGVI encoded by the coding sequence ATGAGCGACCAGCGACAGACCACCAACGGCAAGCGCCCCGCGCCCTTCGCGGGCATCACCGTGCTCGACTTCAGCCATCAGGCGGCCGGCCCCTGGGCCACGACCCTGCTCGGCGATCTCGGCGCCAACGTCATCAAGATCGAGAAGCCCGGCCGCGGCGACGCGATCCGCTACGCGCAGGGCCAGGACACTTTCGAGATCGGCAGCCTCAACTTCTGGGGCCTGAACCGCTCGAAGCGCGGCATCACGCTCGACTTCATGACCGACGAGGGACGCGAGCTCGTGAAGCGCCTCGCCGCGCGCGCCGACGTCGTGCTCGAGAACTTCCGCCCCGGCGTGATGGACCGCCACGGCATCGGCTACGACGTGCTGTCGGCGATCAACCCGCGCCTGATCTACTGCGCGATCACCGCCTTCGGCCACGAAGGGCCCATGAAGGACAAGCCCGGCATGGATCTCATCCTGCAGGCGACGGGCGGAATCATGGGCTTGACGGGGGAGGGCGGCGACCGTCCGCCGGTCAAGGCGGCGCCGCCGGTCGCGGACATCTCGACCGGCATCTACGCGGCGTACGCGGTCGCCGCGGCGCTGTACGAGCGCGAGCGCTCCGGCAAGGGGCAGAAGATCGACATCTCGATGCTCGACGCCGTGATCTCGCTGCTCTCCGACGTCGCGCTCAAGGTGCGGGTCGACGGCAAGGACTTCGAGCCGTTCGGCAGCGGCCACCCGGACATCGTGCCGTACCAGGCGTTCAAGGCGAGCGACGGCTACTTCATCGTCGCCTGCCTGACCAACGCCTTCTGGAAGCGCCTGCCCGCGGCGATCGGTCACCCGGAGCTGCTCGAGGACCCGCGCTTCACGCGCATGGGCGACCGCGTCAAGAACAAGCAAGCGCTGATCGACATCCTGAACGACATCTTCGCGAAGGACACCGTCGCGAGCTGGATCGCGCGCATCGAGGCGGCCGACATCCCGACCTGCAAGGTGAACAGCGTGCGCGAGGTCTTCGAGATGCCGCAGACGCAGGTGAACCAGGCGCTGGTCAAGGTGCCGCACCCGACGCGCGGCGAGATCGAGATCCTGAACACGCCGGTCCGCATGCAGGGCAGCCCGGGCGCGGTGACGCGCGGCGCGCCGACGCTCGGCCAGCACACGGACGAGGTGCTCGAGGAGTTCGGCGTCTCGGCGGACGAGCGCGCGCGGCTGCGCGAGCAGGGCGTGATCTAG
- a CDS encoding thioredoxin domain-containing protein — protein sequence MASPAASVGPEVAALVDGTPVAIAEVDQRCGEKCARLRFELDELRRATLATLVDETLLELAPQPTPTPQPVEEKDVDAALASFAAELTGPPERDRAAVRFYLERERRRARDAELLAAQRGRTPPEVRDDVLVRGGDPEDVVAEIGERKILRRDVEARAALPIYRLEGELSRERRRQLDELLDELLWRDAAAERGLTIESLRGEIRAQAPPVTDADIERHFEREVRARNSKAEFHPERIRPYLEFRRRHAAEESFLLQQRDQRRVTVVLREPEPPRIELPPGPGGFLGAEKPRVRVVFLTSYRGEPSRRAWKIARELVREPDVALGVRPLLPQWDPEGTLAAAAVRCAAAQSRFQEMQDAVASAPSLPTREDVLVRAGELKLDEAAFAACLDDPATQAAIAADSAAAERYGIVEPPVFLVNGRVLGGNVGPERLRALVDEARLSAPSTPASASP from the coding sequence ATGGCCTCGCCCGCCGCGAGCGTCGGCCCCGAGGTTGCGGCGCTCGTCGACGGCACGCCCGTCGCGATCGCCGAGGTGGATCAGCGCTGCGGCGAGAAGTGCGCGCGCCTGCGCTTCGAGCTCGACGAGCTGCGCCGCGCGACGCTCGCGACGCTGGTCGACGAGACGCTGCTCGAGCTGGCTCCGCAGCCGACGCCCACGCCGCAGCCGGTCGAGGAGAAGGACGTCGACGCGGCGCTCGCGAGCTTCGCCGCCGAGCTCACGGGACCGCCCGAGCGCGACCGCGCCGCGGTGCGCTTCTACCTCGAGCGCGAGCGGCGCCGGGCGCGCGACGCGGAGCTCCTCGCCGCGCAGCGCGGTCGAACGCCGCCCGAGGTGCGCGACGACGTGCTCGTCCGCGGCGGCGATCCGGAAGACGTCGTGGCGGAGATCGGCGAACGGAAGATCCTGCGGCGCGACGTCGAGGCGCGCGCCGCGCTGCCGATCTATCGGCTCGAGGGCGAGCTCTCGCGCGAGCGTCGACGCCAGCTCGACGAGCTGCTCGACGAGCTCCTGTGGCGAGACGCGGCCGCGGAGCGCGGCCTGACGATCGAGTCGCTGCGCGGGGAGATCCGCGCGCAGGCGCCGCCGGTGACCGACGCGGACATCGAGCGCCACTTCGAGCGCGAGGTCCGCGCGCGCAATTCGAAGGCCGAGTTCCATCCCGAGCGCATCCGGCCGTACCTCGAGTTCCGCCGCCGACACGCCGCGGAGGAAAGCTTTCTCCTCCAGCAGCGCGACCAGCGCCGCGTGACGGTCGTGCTGCGCGAGCCCGAGCCGCCGCGCATCGAGCTGCCGCCGGGGCCCGGTGGCTTCCTCGGGGCGGAGAAGCCGCGCGTGCGCGTCGTATTCTTGACGAGCTACCGCGGCGAGCCGAGCCGCCGCGCCTGGAAGATCGCGCGCGAGCTCGTGCGCGAGCCCGACGTCGCGCTCGGCGTCCGGCCGCTCCTGCCGCAGTGGGATCCGGAGGGCACGCTCGCGGCGGCGGCGGTGCGCTGCGCCGCCGCGCAGAGCCGCTTCCAGGAGATGCAGGACGCGGTCGCGAGCGCGCCGTCGCTGCCGACGCGTGAAGACGTTCTCGTACGGGCAGGTGAGCTGAAGCTCGACGAGGCGGCGTTCGCAGCCTGCCTCGACGACCCGGCGACGCAGGCGGCGATCGCGGCGGACAGCGCCGCAGCCGAGCGCTACGGCATCGTCGAGCCGCCGGTCTTCCTGGTGAACGGGCGCGTGCTCGGCGGCAACGTCGGGCCCGAGCGCTTGCGCGCGCTGGTCGACGAAGCGCGCCTCAGCGCGCCTTCCACACCGGCTTCCGCTTCTCCATGA
- a CDS encoding enoyl-CoA hydratase/isomerase family protein, with product MPEFQYVRYGVEDGIALLLWNRPEAKNAMLPEMNDEAGEALRLAAADPSVRALVLSGVGDAFSAGADLKLMGRADRLGRTAIVGHQRGKHGIERTQQILDFPKPTIAAVHGPAAGMACAWALACDIVVADPSARFHFSFVRVGFVTDCGTSWLLVRRVGMGQAKRAVLTGDPVLADEALRIGLVDELAPAGEDVERAKALARKIAAQPPLAVANARRILEYAARSSFADAAEMEAWTQGALGETEDHKEAVRAFAEKRPPKFTGA from the coding sequence ATGCCCGAGTTCCAGTACGTCCGCTACGGCGTCGAGGACGGCATCGCGCTCCTCCTCTGGAACCGTCCGGAGGCGAAGAACGCGATGCTCCCGGAGATGAACGACGAGGCCGGCGAGGCCCTGCGGCTCGCCGCGGCGGATCCGTCGGTGCGCGCGCTCGTGCTCTCCGGCGTCGGCGACGCGTTCTCGGCGGGCGCGGACCTCAAGCTGATGGGGCGCGCCGACCGCCTCGGCCGCACCGCGATCGTCGGCCACCAGCGCGGCAAGCACGGGATCGAGCGCACGCAGCAGATCCTCGACTTCCCGAAGCCGACGATCGCCGCGGTGCACGGTCCGGCCGCGGGGATGGCGTGCGCGTGGGCGCTCGCCTGCGACATCGTGGTCGCCGATCCGTCGGCGCGCTTTCACTTCAGCTTCGTGCGCGTCGGCTTCGTCACCGACTGCGGGACGAGCTGGCTGCTCGTGCGCCGCGTCGGCATGGGGCAGGCGAAGCGCGCGGTGCTGACCGGCGATCCGGTGCTCGCCGACGAGGCGCTGCGCATCGGGCTCGTCGACGAGCTCGCGCCGGCGGGCGAGGACGTCGAGCGCGCCAAGGCGCTCGCGCGCAAGATCGCCGCGCAGCCGCCGCTCGCGGTCGCCAACGCGCGCCGCATCCTCGAGTACGCGGCGCGCTCGAGCTTCGCCGACGCCGCCGAGATGGAGGCCTGGACGCAGGGCGCGCTCGGCGAGACCGAGGACCACAAGGAGGCGGTGCGCGCCTTCGCCGAGAAGCGGCCGCCGAAGTTCACCGGGGCATGA